A single genomic interval of Oryzomonas sagensis harbors:
- a CDS encoding PSP1 domain-containing protein, whose product MPRIVAIQFSTAGKLYDFDAGNLDLATGDKVVVETERGLGIGTVLREPAERSEGVPENLVTIRRKATPDDMATQERNRQLEKSAFDFCLKRIMERAMPMKLVRVEYQFDSSKAVFYFTADGRVDFRDLVKDLAHTFHTRIEMRQIGVRDESKMIGGIGICGRELCCCSFLRDFQPVSVKMAKEQNLALNPSKISGQCGRLLCCLDYEYETYCCLRKNFPKCGKRVRTPAAAGVIDKINILTGNITLRLDDNKQITIRRDEILSDNAADALPSTPAAAPAPQPEARREQRERRHHQRQPSSPTPAPQQKDETREESKRAAVAPPPPAAEVGGDEAQDGQKKQEGRRRNRHRKHGHRRKQGDKPDTSTTPTPNTPGA is encoded by the coding sequence TTGCCACGAATCGTAGCCATACAATTTTCAACCGCCGGCAAGCTGTATGATTTTGACGCCGGCAACCTCGATCTCGCCACCGGCGACAAGGTGGTGGTGGAGACCGAACGGGGCCTGGGAATCGGCACCGTTTTGCGGGAGCCGGCCGAACGCAGCGAGGGGGTGCCCGAAAACCTGGTCACCATCCGGCGCAAGGCCACACCGGACGACATGGCGACCCAGGAACGCAATCGGCAGCTGGAAAAAAGCGCCTTCGACTTCTGCCTCAAACGGATCATGGAACGCGCCATGCCGATGAAGCTGGTGCGGGTTGAATACCAGTTCGACAGCAGCAAGGCCGTGTTCTATTTCACCGCCGACGGCCGGGTCGATTTCCGCGACCTGGTCAAGGATCTGGCCCATACCTTCCACACCCGCATCGAGATGCGTCAGATCGGCGTGCGCGACGAATCAAAGATGATCGGCGGGATCGGCATCTGCGGCCGGGAGCTGTGCTGCTGTTCATTCCTGCGCGACTTCCAGCCGGTGTCGGTCAAGATGGCCAAGGAGCAGAACCTGGCCTTGAACCCCAGCAAGATATCGGGGCAATGCGGCCGTCTGCTCTGCTGCCTGGATTACGAGTACGAAACCTATTGCTGCCTGCGGAAAAACTTCCCCAAATGCGGGAAACGGGTCCGCACCCCCGCAGCCGCCGGCGTCATCGACAAGATCAACATCCTGACCGGCAACATCACGCTCAGGCTCGACGACAACAAACAGATCACCATCAGGCGTGACGAAATCCTGAGCGACAACGCCGCCGATGCGCTTCCCAGCACGCCCGCGGCTGCTCCGGCACCGCAGCCCGAGGCCCGCCGCGAGCAGCGTGAACGCAGGCACCACCAGCGGCAGCCGTCATCCCCGACGCCGGCCCCCCAGCAGAAGGACGAGACGCGGGAGGAAAGCAAGCGCGCCGCTGTTGCGCCCCCTCCCCCGGCCGCCGAGGTCGGAGGCGACGAGGCGCAGGATGGCCAGAAGAAACAGGAAGGGCGCCGCAGAAACCGGCACCGCAAACACGGCCACCGCCGCAAACAGGGCGACAAGCCCGATACCAGCACAACTCCAACGCCAAACACCCCGGGAGCATGA
- a CDS encoding YihY/virulence factor BrkB family protein gives MTTEQRGTPWPPGRFFSFMAAVIRDFRRNQGFLLSGAVAYYTLLSVVPLSILVLTVLSHVIGEERLVATMATYLEMVVPGYTTTLLEQVRVFMENRQVIGFIGFIVMLFFSSIAFTVLENAISVIFFHHVRHERRGFLVSALIPFVYICALALGIVLVSVVVGAVETLESRHLVLFNRSVSLAGTERIALYTLGIVGELLMLTSIYLVMPVVRVTFRHALIGGVAATLLWEITRRILVWYYASLSMVNIIYGSIATVVVTLLSIEVSALILLLGAQVIAELETTRLTAADKPDGFET, from the coding sequence ATGACCACCGAACAACGCGGTACTCCGTGGCCGCCGGGCCGGTTCTTCAGCTTCATGGCGGCCGTCATACGGGATTTCCGGCGCAACCAGGGTTTTCTTTTGTCCGGCGCCGTGGCCTACTACACCCTGCTGTCGGTGGTACCCCTGTCGATCCTGGTCCTGACCGTGCTATCCCACGTTATCGGCGAGGAACGGCTGGTAGCCACCATGGCGACCTATCTGGAGATGGTAGTGCCCGGTTATACGACCACCCTGCTGGAACAGGTGCGGGTCTTCATGGAGAACCGCCAGGTGATCGGCTTCATCGGTTTTATCGTCATGCTGTTTTTCAGTTCCATCGCCTTTACGGTCCTGGAAAACGCCATCTCGGTGATCTTTTTCCACCACGTCAGGCACGAGCGCCGCGGTTTCCTCGTCTCCGCCCTGATCCCCTTCGTCTATATCTGTGCCCTTGCCCTGGGCATCGTGCTGGTATCGGTGGTGGTGGGTGCGGTGGAGACCCTTGAAAGCCGGCATTTGGTCCTGTTCAACCGGAGCGTGAGCCTGGCCGGAACGGAGCGGATTGCATTATATACCTTGGGGATCGTCGGCGAACTGCTGATGCTCACGTCCATCTACCTGGTGATGCCGGTGGTACGGGTCACCTTTCGCCATGCCCTGATCGGCGGAGTGGCTGCCACGCTGTTATGGGAGATCACCCGCCGCATACTGGTCTGGTATTACGCATCCCTCTCCATGGTAAACATCATCTACGGCTCCATTGCCACGGTGGTGGTGACCCTGCTCAGTATCGAGGTGTCGGCCCTGATCCTGCTCCTGGGCGCTCAGGTCATTGCCGAACTTGAAACCACCCGTTTAACGGCCGCGGATAAGCCGGACGGGTTCGAGACATGA
- a CDS encoding B12-binding domain-containing radical SAM protein — translation MKVIFIHPHGSNFMPGVQDITTIFNIMPPLGIMSIAAWLERHGIEVEIIDCYATPLGVNDLADEVIRRRPDAVGFSTTTSAFREGYRIASAIKERDARIVTVFGGAHPCTMGAPLLDDFPAIDYLVIGEGEQTMLELAQAGFKGVESLPGIAFRRDGKGVLTSQRDLIADLDDLPFPAYHLLPGFPERYTLPLFSFPTAPNTSIISSRGCPYACSYCDRSVFSRGFRFNSPEYIVEHVAMLNRDYGIRHVFFYDDLFTFDRTRVAEFCDLKAKRGLKVTYNCIARLEHVDEELLALLKRSGCWQVNFGIESGDPEVLKKHRKFYGLDEVGKKLQMVKKAGMRVKGLFMIGLPGEDEAAIRRTIDYALSLPLEEINVTKFTPFPGAPIYKTIREQGEFDENWELMNCMNFVFVPAGMTKEQLERLYNEFIRRFYHRTRIHWGYTKMLWKSPHSILVFLRHLPEILAFERKQKW, via the coding sequence GTGAAAGTAATCTTCATCCACCCCCACGGCAGCAACTTCATGCCGGGCGTGCAGGACATCACCACCATCTTCAACATCATGCCCCCCCTGGGGATCATGAGTATCGCCGCCTGGCTCGAGCGCCACGGCATCGAAGTCGAGATCATCGACTGTTATGCAACGCCTCTGGGGGTTAACGACCTGGCCGATGAGGTCATCCGCCGCCGCCCCGACGCGGTGGGATTCTCCACCACCACCTCCGCCTTCCGGGAGGGGTACCGCATCGCCAGTGCCATCAAGGAACGGGACGCCCGGATCGTCACGGTCTTCGGCGGCGCCCACCCCTGCACCATGGGCGCGCCGCTCCTGGATGACTTCCCGGCCATCGATTACCTGGTGATCGGCGAAGGGGAGCAGACCATGCTGGAGCTGGCCCAGGCCGGTTTTAAGGGGGTGGAGTCCCTGCCCGGCATCGCCTTCCGCCGCGACGGCAAAGGCGTGCTCACCAGCCAGCGCGACCTGATCGCCGACCTTGACGACCTTCCCTTCCCCGCCTATCACCTGCTGCCCGGCTTTCCCGAACGCTACACCCTGCCGCTGTTCAGTTTTCCCACGGCCCCCAACACGAGCATCATCTCCAGCCGCGGCTGCCCCTATGCCTGTTCCTACTGCGACCGGTCGGTATTCTCCCGCGGCTTCCGTTTCAACTCGCCCGAATACATCGTCGAGCACGTGGCCATGCTCAACCGTGACTACGGCATCCGCCACGTCTTTTTCTACGACGACCTGTTCACCTTCGACCGCACACGGGTGGCCGAATTCTGCGACCTCAAGGCGAAAAGGGGGCTCAAGGTTACCTACAACTGCATCGCCCGGCTCGAACACGTGGATGAGGAACTCCTGGCGTTGCTCAAGCGTTCCGGCTGCTGGCAGGTCAACTTCGGCATCGAATCGGGCGACCCGGAGGTCCTCAAGAAACATCGCAAATTCTACGGTCTGGACGAGGTCGGCAAAAAGCTGCAAATGGTCAAGAAGGCGGGCATGCGCGTCAAGGGGCTCTTCATGATCGGCTTGCCGGGGGAGGACGAGGCCGCCATCCGCCGCACCATCGACTACGCCCTGTCTCTGCCGCTGGAAGAGATCAACGTCACAAAATTCACCCCCTTCCCCGGCGCGCCGATCTACAAGACCATCCGCGAGCAGGGGGAGTTCGACGAGAACTGGGAGCTGATGAACTGCATGAACTTCGTCTTCGTGCCTGCGGGGATGACCAAGGAGCAACTGGAAAGGCTCTACAACGAATTCATCCGCCGTTTCTACCATCGCACCCGCATCCACTGGGGCTACACGAAGATGCTCTGGAAATCGCCCCACAGCATCCTGGTATTCCTGCGCCATCTGCCGGAGATACTGGCCTTCGAGCGGAAGCAGAAATGGTGA
- the metG gene encoding methionine--tRNA ligase, translating to MKPTFYLTTPIYYVNDVPHIGHAYTTVAADVLARYKRLMGYDVYFLTGSDEHGQKVEKAATTAGETPLELADRVVKRFQALWERLGISNNDFIRTTQERHKKGVSHIFKDLLEKGDIYLGEYEDWYCTPCETFWTETQLIDGRCPDCNRPVEKLKEESYFFRMSKYQDQLLAYIDSHPDFIQPKSKRNEIISFVKEGLRDLSVSRTTFTWGIPVPGNDKHIVYVWFDALTNYITALGYPEATEDYQRFWPVNVHLIGKDILRFHAVYWPTFLMAAGLPLPEKVFAHGWWTIEGQKMSKSLQNVVEPNMLIDKYGVDAVRYFLLREVPFGLDGDFSHPALVQRINSDLANDLGNLLSRSTAMAVKYFNGILPAPGELNASDLALKRRTEEMIVTMETCMNDLAFSKALQAIWEVISAGNKYIDESAPWTLAKDPALKGRLATVMYCLLESQRIVHIILTAFLPATAKKALASLGCGEEKELAGLTWGGLKEGTVITKTEALFPRIEG from the coding sequence ATGAAACCTACGTTCTACCTCACCACGCCCATATACTACGTCAACGACGTGCCCCACATCGGCCACGCCTACACCACGGTGGCGGCCGACGTCCTGGCCCGCTACAAGCGCCTCATGGGATACGACGTCTATTTTCTGACCGGCAGCGATGAGCACGGCCAGAAGGTGGAAAAGGCCGCGACAACCGCCGGCGAAACGCCCCTGGAGCTGGCCGACCGTGTGGTGAAGCGTTTCCAGGCGCTCTGGGAGCGGTTGGGCATCTCCAACAACGATTTCATCAGGACCACCCAGGAGCGCCACAAAAAAGGCGTGAGCCATATCTTCAAGGACCTTCTCGAAAAAGGCGACATCTACCTGGGCGAGTACGAAGACTGGTACTGCACCCCCTGCGAAACCTTCTGGACCGAAACCCAGTTGATCGACGGCCGCTGTCCCGACTGCAACCGGCCGGTGGAAAAGCTGAAGGAAGAGTCCTACTTCTTCCGCATGAGCAAGTACCAGGACCAACTCCTGGCCTATATCGACTCCCACCCCGACTTCATCCAGCCCAAGAGCAAGCGTAACGAGATCATCTCATTCGTCAAGGAGGGGCTGCGCGATCTGTCCGTGTCGCGTACCACCTTTACCTGGGGCATCCCGGTGCCGGGCAACGACAAGCATATCGTCTACGTCTGGTTTGACGCCCTGACCAACTATATTACGGCCCTGGGCTATCCCGAAGCCACCGAAGACTACCAGCGTTTCTGGCCGGTCAACGTGCACCTGATCGGCAAGGACATCCTGCGTTTCCACGCCGTTTACTGGCCCACCTTCCTGATGGCGGCCGGTCTGCCCCTGCCGGAAAAGGTCTTTGCCCACGGCTGGTGGACCATTGAGGGCCAGAAGATGAGCAAGAGTCTGCAAAACGTGGTCGAGCCCAACATGCTGATCGACAAGTACGGCGTGGACGCGGTCAGGTACTTCCTGCTGCGCGAGGTGCCTTTCGGCCTGGATGGCGACTTCTCCCACCCCGCCCTGGTCCAGCGGATCAACTCCGACCTGGCCAACGACCTGGGCAACCTGCTCAGCAGGTCAACGGCCATGGCGGTCAAGTATTTCAACGGCATCCTGCCCGCCCCGGGGGAATTGAACGCAAGCGACCTGGCGCTGAAACGGCGCACCGAAGAGATGATCGTCACCATGGAAACCTGCATGAACGACCTAGCCTTCAGCAAGGCGCTCCAGGCCATCTGGGAGGTGATCTCGGCGGGCAACAAGTACATCGACGAATCGGCTCCCTGGACCCTGGCCAAGGACCCGGCACTCAAGGGACGGCTGGCCACGGTCATGTACTGTCTCCTGGAGTCCCAGCGCATCGTACACATCATCCTGACGGCCTTCCTGCCGGCCACGGCGAAGAAGGCGCTTGCCAGCCTGGGATGCGGGGAGGAGAAGGAATTGGCCGGTCTGACCTGGGGCGGGCTGAAGGAGGGTACGGTGATTACCAAGACCGAAGCCCTGTTCCCGAGGATCGAAGGATAA
- a CDS encoding DnaA ATPase domain-containing protein, with the protein MQQFFDFPITPAYSFDSFVVCDGNAAALQFARRIADTSDAENLLYLHGPAGSGKTHLLQSIAHSLCPAETACYLSCRDRFSAQDLIAHFNGASALVVDDLHLLPDEASLRAALWQVFNDFYASGRKVVLAGLLPPRELPHLDDHLISRLLWGLVARVDASDDHSRRMILKKIADDRQVRVPDDVVDYILMTASREVGALIETFEALFRLSMAEQRRITLPLARQSREQMVSRGTPP; encoded by the coding sequence ATGCAGCAGTTTTTCGATTTTCCCATAACACCCGCATACAGCTTCGACAGCTTCGTCGTCTGTGACGGCAATGCCGCGGCGCTCCAGTTCGCCCGGCGCATAGCCGACACCTCCGATGCCGAAAATCTGCTTTATCTGCACGGTCCGGCCGGTTCCGGCAAGACGCATCTTCTTCAATCCATCGCCCATTCCCTCTGTCCCGCTGAAACCGCCTGCTACCTGTCGTGCCGCGACCGCTTTTCCGCCCAGGACCTGATCGCACACTTCAACGGAGCCTCGGCCCTGGTGGTGGACGACCTGCACCTGCTGCCTGACGAAGCCTCCCTGCGGGCCGCCTTGTGGCAGGTGTTCAACGATTTCTACGCCAGCGGCCGGAAGGTTGTCCTGGCCGGTCTCCTGCCGCCGCGGGAACTGCCCCACCTGGACGACCACCTGATCTCGCGCCTTTTGTGGGGTCTGGTTGCCCGCGTGGATGCCTCCGACGACCACTCCCGGCGCATGATCCTGAAAAAAATCGCCGATGACCGCCAGGTGCGGGTGCCGGACGATGTGGTCGATTATATCCTGATGACCGCCAGCCGCGAGGTCGGCGCCCTGATCGAGACCTTTGAGGCGCTGTTCCGTCTTTCCATGGCCGAACAGCGTCGCATCACCTTGCCGCTGGCACGTCAATCCCGTGAACAGATGGTGAGCCGGGGGACGCCCCCATGA
- a CDS encoding quinol oxidase, giving the protein MKTIIAGLLLLLAGTAICADDTPFVVPMDKDGVQRVEVLGGDYFFKPRHIVVKINQPVEMLVRKDGWFIPHTIVIDAPEASIKVNVSLSRDPKVIAFTPTKVGSYPFYCDKKPPFLASHRDKGMEGILEVVE; this is encoded by the coding sequence ATGAAAACAATTATTGCCGGACTGCTGTTGTTGCTTGCCGGGACAGCCATTTGCGCCGATGATACGCCGTTCGTCGTGCCCATGGACAAGGACGGCGTCCAAAGGGTGGAGGTGCTGGGGGGGGACTATTTCTTCAAACCCCGCCACATCGTGGTCAAGATCAACCAACCGGTGGAGATGCTGGTGCGCAAGGACGGCTGGTTCATCCCCCACACCATCGTCATTGATGCCCCGGAGGCCAGCATCAAAGTAAATGTATCGCTTTCCCGCGACCCGAAGGTCATCGCTTTCACCCCCACCAAGGTGGGCAGCTATCCGTTCTACTGCGACAAAAAGCCGCCGTTCCTTGCCAGTCACCGGGACAAGGGAATGGAAGGCATCCTGGAGGTCGTTGAGTGA
- the ruvB gene encoding Holliday junction branch migration DNA helicase RuvB produces MQQRAITPEKSDDDLQFDATLRPRALADYIGQEKIKGNLRLFIDAAKGRGEALDHVLLYGPPGLGKTTLANIVACEMGVNIKSTSGPVIERPGDLAAILTNLEPHDVLFIDEIHRLSHVVEEILYPAMEDFQLDIIIGQGPSARSIKLDLPRFTLVGATTRAGLLSSPLRDRFGVISRLEFYTEPELATIISRSSHILGMEIESQGAIELARRSRGTPRIANRLLRRVRDFAQVRANGVITRAVVQETLKLLEIDEMGFDQMDRMILLTIIDKFTGGPVGLDTIAAAIGEESDTIEDVYEPFLIQNGFLNRTPRGRVATRAAYLHFDRIAPESSQGNLF; encoded by the coding sequence ATGCAGCAGCGCGCCATAACACCCGAAAAAAGCGACGACGATCTCCAGTTCGATGCCACCCTGCGGCCCCGGGCCCTGGCGGACTATATCGGCCAGGAAAAGATCAAGGGCAACCTGCGGCTGTTCATCGATGCCGCAAAGGGCAGGGGCGAGGCGTTGGACCATGTCCTGCTCTACGGCCCTCCCGGCCTCGGGAAGACCACCCTGGCCAATATCGTGGCCTGCGAGATGGGGGTCAACATCAAGTCCACCTCCGGACCGGTCATCGAGCGCCCCGGCGACCTGGCGGCCATCCTGACCAACCTGGAACCGCACGACGTGCTCTTCATCGACGAGATCCACCGGCTGTCCCACGTGGTGGAGGAGATCCTCTACCCGGCCATGGAGGATTTTCAACTGGACATCATCATCGGCCAGGGACCGAGCGCCCGCAGCATCAAGCTCGATCTGCCCCGTTTCACCCTGGTAGGGGCCACCACCAGGGCCGGTTTGCTCTCCTCGCCGCTACGCGACCGCTTTGGCGTGATCTCGCGTCTGGAGTTCTACACCGAACCGGAACTGGCCACCATCATCAGCCGTTCTTCCCACATCCTGGGTATGGAGATCGAATCCCAGGGCGCCATCGAGCTTGCCCGGCGCAGCCGCGGCACCCCCCGCATCGCCAACCGCCTCCTGCGGCGGGTCCGGGATTTTGCCCAGGTGCGGGCCAACGGCGTCATCACCCGGGCGGTCGTTCAGGAGACGCTCAAGCTGTTGGAGATCGACGAGATGGGCTTCGACCAGATGGACCGCATGATCCTTCTCACGATCATCGACAAGTTCACCGGCGGCCCGGTGGGGCTGGATACCATCGCTGCGGCCATTGGCGAGGAGAGCGACACCATCGAGGATGTGTACGAACCGTTTTTGATCCAGAACGGCTTCCTGAACCGCACCCCGCGCGGCCGGGTCGCCACCCGCGCCGCCTACCTGCACTTCGACCGCATAGCGCCCGAATCATCCCAGGGGAACCTATTCTGA
- a CDS encoding Tex family protein: MPVSKDHLTTIIRAIIEETSLTPPQVTNTVELLQEGATVPFIARYRKEHTGELDEVQIRAIEERFAYFCELEERKQTILKSIEEQGKLTPELRERIEATRQKTELEDLYLPYKPKRRTKATIARERGLEPLADLMAAQGATAGTPEDAALAYVDPDKGVPDAAAALEGAGHILAERLSDDADARAMVRRLTWEQGVFNSRVAADKKEQVTKFEMYYDYQEPLKAIPSHRMLAMRRGEKEEVLFLTVTAPLEQILAGLKSRLIHGDSIFTPLLEGVAEDAYKRLIAPSIEVELRLEAKNLADEVAIRVFGGNLRNLLLAPPAGGKRVLGIDPGLRTGSKLAAVDGTGRFLEHVTIYPHTGAARVPQARQDLLRLVEAHAIEMIAIGNGTAGREMELFAKDTLAEAGRHVPVVMVSEAGASVYSASDIAREEFPDLDLTVRGAISIARRLQDPLAELVKIDPKSIGVGQYQHDVNQTMLKKALDDVVESCVNYVGVDLNTASWALLSYVSGVGPALAKAIVGHRDRQGAFPSRKALLDVPRFGAKAFEQAAGFLRIRNGVHPLDNTAVHPERYLLVEAMAADQGVSLAQLAADPALAAGIDLRRYVSDGVGMPTLRDILEELKKPGRDPRSQFQTASFRDDIREITDLQEGMILQGVVTNVTAFGAFVDIGVHQDGLVHVSHLASRYVKDPNDAVAVGQVVKVKVLSADAQRKRIALSIKEAEAGGGKPKSPRSPKPEAVTQEVKTKTGLDLSAMEKAGFRVRRR; the protein is encoded by the coding sequence ATGCCCGTCAGCAAAGATCATCTTACTACGATCATTCGCGCAATCATCGAAGAAACCTCCCTCACGCCACCGCAGGTCACAAACACCGTTGAACTCCTGCAAGAGGGGGCCACGGTTCCCTTTATCGCCCGCTACCGCAAGGAACACACCGGCGAGCTGGATGAGGTGCAAATCCGTGCCATTGAAGAGCGTTTCGCCTATTTCTGCGAACTTGAGGAACGCAAGCAGACGATCCTCAAGTCCATAGAGGAACAGGGAAAACTGACCCCGGAGTTGCGGGAACGGATCGAAGCTACCCGCCAGAAGACCGAACTGGAGGACCTCTACCTCCCCTACAAGCCCAAACGGCGCACCAAGGCCACCATTGCCCGCGAACGGGGACTGGAGCCCCTGGCCGACCTGATGGCCGCCCAAGGGGCGACCGCCGGAACGCCGGAGGATGCGGCCCTGGCCTATGTGGACCCCGACAAGGGGGTGCCGGACGCGGCCGCCGCCCTGGAAGGCGCCGGGCATATCCTGGCCGAACGGCTGTCCGACGACGCCGATGCCCGGGCCATGGTACGGCGTTTGACCTGGGAACAGGGGGTGTTCAACTCGCGGGTGGCTGCCGACAAAAAAGAGCAGGTCACCAAGTTCGAGATGTACTACGACTATCAGGAACCGCTGAAGGCGATTCCCTCCCACCGCATGCTGGCCATGCGCCGCGGCGAGAAGGAAGAGGTGCTCTTTCTGACCGTCACGGCGCCGCTGGAGCAGATTCTGGCCGGCCTGAAGTCCCGCCTGATCCATGGCGACAGTATCTTTACCCCGCTTTTGGAAGGGGTGGCCGAAGACGCCTACAAACGCCTGATCGCCCCCTCCATCGAGGTGGAACTGCGTCTGGAGGCCAAGAATCTGGCCGACGAGGTGGCCATCCGGGTCTTCGGCGGCAATCTGCGCAACCTGTTGTTGGCGCCCCCCGCAGGCGGCAAGCGGGTGCTGGGCATCGACCCGGGGTTGCGCACCGGTTCCAAGCTGGCTGCGGTGGACGGCACCGGGCGTTTTCTGGAACATGTCACCATCTACCCCCACACCGGAGCGGCGCGGGTGCCCCAAGCCCGGCAGGATCTGCTGCGTCTGGTGGAGGCGCACGCCATCGAGATGATCGCCATCGGCAACGGCACGGCCGGTCGCGAGATGGAGCTGTTTGCCAAGGATACGCTGGCGGAGGCGGGCAGGCATGTGCCGGTGGTGATGGTCAGCGAGGCAGGGGCCAGTGTGTATTCGGCCTCGGATATCGCCCGGGAGGAGTTCCCCGACCTGGACCTGACGGTGCGGGGCGCCATCTCCATCGCCCGGCGACTCCAGGATCCCCTGGCCGAGCTGGTCAAGATCGATCCCAAGAGTATCGGCGTGGGGCAGTACCAGCACGATGTGAACCAGACCATGTTGAAGAAGGCCCTGGACGATGTGGTGGAGTCATGCGTCAACTACGTTGGAGTCGACCTGAACACCGCCTCCTGGGCGCTGCTCTCCTACGTTTCCGGCGTGGGGCCGGCCCTGGCCAAGGCGATTGTCGGCCACCGCGACCGTCAGGGAGCCTTCCCGTCCCGCAAGGCGCTCCTGGATGTGCCGCGTTTCGGGGCCAAGGCCTTTGAACAGGCAGCAGGCTTTCTCCGCATCCGCAACGGCGTCCATCCCTTGGACAACACCGCCGTGCATCCCGAACGCTATTTGCTGGTGGAGGCCATGGCTGCGGATCAGGGGGTAAGCCTGGCCCAGTTGGCCGCCGATCCGGCCCTTGCGGCCGGTATCGACCTGCGCCGCTACGTGAGCGACGGCGTCGGCATGCCGACCCTGCGGGACATCCTGGAGGAGTTGAAAAAGCCGGGCCGCGACCCGCGCAGCCAGTTTCAGACCGCCAGTTTTCGGGACGATATCCGGGAGATAACCGATCTTCAGGAAGGGATGATACTGCAGGGGGTGGTAACCAATGTGACCGCCTTCGGCGCCTTTGTGGACATCGGAGTCCACCAGGACGGCCTGGTGCACGTCAGCCACCTGGCAAGCCGTTATGTCAAGGACCCGAACGACGCGGTCGCGGTGGGGCAGGTGGTCAAGGTGAAGGTGCTGTCGGCGGATGCGCAGCGCAAGCGGATCGCGCTTTCCATCAAGGAGGCCGAGGCGGGCGGGGGCAAGCCAAAGTCCCCGCGCAGCCCAAAGCCGGAGGCGGTAACGCAGGAAGTGAAAACGAAAACCGGCCTCGATCTCAGTGCCATGGAGAAGGCCGGTTTCCGGGTCAGGCGGAGGTAA
- a CDS encoding J domain-containing protein, with translation MTPPFHNRLKTPEEVELERKQREAKRYQLELNDWERMFSGLKAEIRTFEQLYEDTVGGRITVLEELEWQLNGILGTEKASPRQEQPPDEQTFSHFQRTTDLLDDEEEGPPDTSSMSIKSLYRGVAKAVHPDLASDEADRLRRQELMAVANQAYESGDRKSLEELFWDWEVGTETVSGKDVASELVRVIRQIARLQQNIHAVILQIDELKQTDIYRFKLRVAEAQADGIDLLAEMVAKADEDIAHLRKRLSVLRGEEAVAETSNSPHVKTRVIRFPADKSYGTLYVRNIGSTDYRDWQWLGSARGVKEVFLGKGVRLDVKGVDGNGLDFLDGMQPEDLQALFLNDIDDSALPHVTRLTGLQELCLSNTTISEEGLAQLASLEELQRVYIYHTAVGDQGLHKLTGLPGLKWLTCSGTKISEEGLNNFRRAMPGCKVVNFKWRYDK, from the coding sequence ATGACACCCCCCTTCCATAATCGTTTGAAGACCCCGGAAGAGGTCGAACTTGAACGCAAACAGCGTGAAGCAAAACGCTATCAACTGGAACTGAACGACTGGGAACGGATGTTTTCCGGCCTCAAGGCCGAGATCCGCACCTTTGAGCAGCTCTACGAGGATACCGTGGGCGGTCGGATCACCGTGCTGGAAGAGCTGGAATGGCAGCTGAACGGCATCCTCGGCACGGAAAAGGCGTCCCCCCGCCAGGAACAGCCGCCGGACGAACAGACGTTCAGCCATTTTCAGCGCACGACCGACCTCTTGGACGATGAGGAGGAGGGACCGCCCGACACCTCTTCCATGAGCATCAAGTCGCTCTATCGCGGGGTCGCCAAGGCGGTGCATCCCGACCTGGCCTCGGACGAGGCGGACCGCCTGCGGCGCCAGGAGTTGATGGCGGTTGCCAACCAGGCTTACGAATCGGGCGACCGCAAGTCCCTTGAAGAACTGTTCTGGGACTGGGAGGTGGGGACCGAAACCGTTTCAGGCAAGGACGTCGCCTCGGAACTGGTGCGGGTTATCCGCCAGATCGCCCGGCTCCAGCAGAATATCCACGCCGTCATCCTCCAGATCGACGAGTTGAAGCAGACGGACATCTATCGCTTCAAACTGCGCGTGGCCGAGGCCCAGGCCGACGGCATCGATCTTTTGGCCGAGATGGTCGCCAAGGCGGACGAGGATATCGCTCACCTGCGCAAACGGCTTTCGGTACTGCGGGGTGAGGAAGCCGTGGCCGAGACATCGAATTCCCCCCATGTGAAAACGCGGGTCATCCGCTTTCCTGCCGATAAGAGCTACGGTACGCTCTATGTGCGCAACATCGGCTCGACGGACTACCGCGACTGGCAATGGCTGGGGAGCGCGCGGGGCGTCAAGGAGGTGTTCCTGGGCAAGGGGGTGCGGCTGGACGTCAAGGGGGTAGACGGCAATGGGCTGGATTTTCTGGACGGCATGCAGCCGGAGGATCTTCAGGCCCTGTTCCTGAACGATATCGACGACAGCGCCCTGCCGCATGTCACGCGCCTTACGGGACTTCAGGAGTTGTGCCTCTCCAATACCACCATCAGCGAGGAGGGGCTGGCCCAACTCGCTTCGCTTGAAGAACTGCAACGCGTCTACATCTACCACACCGCGGTCGGCGACCAGGGACTCCATAAGCTGACCGGCCTCCCGGGGCTGAAATGGTTGACCTGCAGCGGCACCAAGATCAGCGAAGAAGGCTTGAACAATTTCCGCCGGGCAATGCCCGGTTGCAAGGTCGTCAACTTCAAGTGGCGCTACGACAAGTAG